The following are from one region of the Deinococcota bacterium genome:
- a CDS encoding NAD-dependent epimerase/dehydratase family protein, with protein sequence MRTLVTGAHGFVGSHLVEALLARGHGVRALVSPWGGLDNLSSVLGHPALDIFRADITDPASLDGASEGIDTVFHAAARAQDWGRWERFYKTNVLGTKHVLEDAQRQGAGRFVFVSSVAVHRYSGFKDADPRSLPRDGGNVNAYARSKILAEDMVMAASGLEPVVVRPGLWLFGPRDPNFIRYVDALHGRSMPALLRALSPSLPIVGSGRAVMNMAYAPNLAHGLVLAGERAAAGKVYVIADEGCPSWLEALSYLADLVGAPRPTLHLPPALARVLGTATETVLGFVLPDKDPVLTSYRAGLMINDAHFSLTAAREELGYQPQLSWQEGMRRTVAALPCQAREP encoded by the coding sequence GTGAGAACGCTCGTCACCGGCGCCCACGGCTTCGTCGGCAGCCACCTGGTCGAAGCGCTCCTCGCGCGCGGCCACGGGGTGCGCGCCTTGGTGAGCCCCTGGGGCGGGCTGGACAATCTCTCGAGTGTCCTCGGGCACCCCGCGCTCGACATCTTCCGCGCCGACATCACCGATCCGGCCAGCCTGGACGGCGCGAGCGAAGGCATCGACACTGTCTTTCACGCCGCCGCCCGGGCCCAGGACTGGGGGCGCTGGGAGAGGTTTTACAAAACTAATGTGCTGGGCACGAAGCACGTCTTGGAAGATGCGCAGAGGCAGGGGGCGGGGCGCTTCGTCTTCGTCTCGAGCGTCGCCGTCCACCGCTACTCGGGCTTTAAGGATGCCGACCCGCGCAGCCTACCTCGCGACGGCGGCAACGTGAACGCTTACGCCCGCTCGAAGATCCTGGCCGAAGACATGGTGATGGCCGCGTCAGGGCTCGAGCCCGTCGTCGTGCGCCCCGGTCTCTGGCTCTTCGGCCCGCGCGACCCCAATTTCATTCGCTACGTAGACGCCCTGCACGGCCGCAGCATGCCCGCCTTGCTAAGAGCCCTCTCGCCCAGCCTGCCCATCGTCGGCTCGGGCCGGGCCGTGATGAACATGGCCTACGCCCCCAACCTCGCCCACGGCCTGGTCCTGGCCGGCGAAAGGGCGGCGGCAGGAAAGGTCTACGTCATCGCCGACGAGGGCTGTCCCTCCTGGCTCGAGGCCTTAAGTTATCTTGCCGACCTCGTCGGCGCGCCGCGGCCCACCTTGCATCTGCCGCCGGCCCTGGCGCGAGTGCTGGGCACGGCGACGGAAACCGTCCTCGGCTTCGTCCTGCCCGACAAGGACCCGGTGCTGACGAGCTATAGAGCCGGTCTTATGATCAACGACGCCCACTTCTCCCTTACGGCAGCCCGCGAAGAACTGGGCTACCAGCCGCAGCTGAGCTGGCAGGAGGGCATGAGGCGCACGGTGGCGGCGCTGCCGTGCCAGGCGCGTGAGCCTTAG
- a CDS encoding CPBP family intramembrane metalloprotease — protein sequence MKAALSPLLLLLSDVFLLFRGRQARLSWLLLAMLLLQAAYWYLGSPGPELLAGAPRSLAAALGNIGWAALFFLLVPLVLLRLVGMSSRDAFLQVGDARFGLQATALMSMIAVPVLWFAAQDAALQASYPWAGSWPGQSALTFLAWAGLYGLYYLAYEFFFRGFMLRVLEPHWGLSAAIWVQALTSALIHLGKPPLETLGAIPLGLVFAALAVRTRSILWPALFHLVVGLLTDAFSLHHQGLLLPAGWLP from the coding sequence ATGAAGGCTGCTCTCTCTCCCCTCTTGCTCTTGCTGAGTGATGTCTTCCTGCTCTTCCGGGGACGGCAGGCCCGGCTGTCCTGGCTTCTTCTCGCGATGCTGCTCCTGCAGGCCGCCTACTGGTACCTGGGCAGCCCCGGACCCGAGCTGCTCGCCGGAGCGCCCCGGAGTCTTGCGGCCGCGCTCGGCAACATCGGCTGGGCGGCCCTGTTCTTCCTGCTCGTCCCCCTCGTCCTGCTGAGGCTTGTGGGGATGTCCTCGAGGGACGCCTTCTTGCAAGTGGGCGACGCGCGCTTCGGGCTCCAGGCCACCGCCTTGATGAGTATGATCGCCGTGCCCGTCCTCTGGTTCGCCGCGCAGGACGCCGCGCTCCAGGCGAGCTACCCTTGGGCCGGAAGCTGGCCCGGCCAGTCCGCCTTGACCTTTCTCGCCTGGGCGGGCCTCTACGGCCTCTACTACCTCGCCTACGAATTCTTCTTCCGAGGCTTTATGCTCCGCGTCCTCGAGCCCCACTGGGGACTCAGCGCGGCCATCTGGGTGCAGGCGCTAACGTCGGCGCTCATCCACCTGGGCAAGCCTCCGCTCGAGACGCTGGGAGCGATTCCTCTCGGGCTCGTCTTCGCGGCCCTGGCGGTGCGGACGCGTTCAATCCTCTGGCCCGCCCTCTTCCACCTCGTCGTCGGCCTCTTGACCGACGCCTTTTCACTCCATCATCAAGGGCTGCTGTTGCCGGCGGGGTGGCTGCCGTGA